Within the Candidatus Dormiibacterota bacterium genome, the region AAACCAGAACCTGGACGACCGCTCCTTCCCCAGCCTGCTGGATCCCCAGCCGCTCTATCCGTACGGCGAGCTGCGCCCGATCCCGGCCGACCGCGACTACACGATCGATCAGCAGACCCTGCGGACCAGCGGTCCGAACGCCGGAGCGTACCCCGGAGTACGGGGCTTCAGCGACTACACGGCGAACGCGGGGAGGATCACGCTGAAGGAAGACCTGACGGTCTTCGTTCCCGACTGGCACGGTCAGCACGACATGAAATTCGGCGGTGTTGTGGAGCGGGAGACCTACAACCAGGACACCAGTCTCAGGCCGATTCTTCTGACCCACGCGAACCCGCCCACCGCGAACGTCATTCAACCGAGAGTCGGCGTCATCCTGCCGGCCGAGAACCAGGTGTTCAACAACGCCAGCAGCACGTCCTTCGGGATGTACGCGGTGGACACCTTCAAGCCTCTTCCGAACCTGACCCTGGGGATGGGGCTGCGCTTCGACCGCGAGGCGACCGACTCCTTCGGCTATACCCCCTTCGACCCGGTGGCCCAGCGCAACCTCTTCGACCGGCTCAACAACCTGGGGGGTGCCGAGGCCGACACGTCGGACGACAAGGAGCTCGGAAACGACGATGGTATTATCAGCGGGGGCTACTGCAGTGATCCGATCTTCTACATCCCCGGATTGGGCAATCCCTGCAAAAATCCGATCAGGCCGCAGGGCATTCCCGGCCCCGATGGCGAGAACTACGATTCTATCGCCAATGTCGAGCAGGACCTGACGAACCTGAGGCGCGTGGCGCCGTCCCGGTTGACTCAGCACCACACGGCCACGACGCTGGCGGCCGCCAGCCTGAAGAATCTCTTCCCGGAGGCGGTCAGGATCGATCCGGTGACGGGTTACGAGGTCATCGACCGCGAGGTTCTGCGCGAGCGCGGCTCGGCCACCTTCCAGGAGCAGGAAGCCTTCCGGCTGACGAACAACAACCTGGCGCCGCGCGTGTCGATCTCGTGGGATCCGTGGGCCGACTCCAAGACGAAGGTGTTCGCCAACTGGGGCCGCTACTACGATCGCCTCTTCCTGGACACGGTCATCCCCGAGGAGGGTCCCGATACGATCCAGCGCTATTACATCACGGACGAGAACGGCGTGACGGGGAGCGGCGTGCCCGACAACGGCATCGGTCCGCCGATCTCCAAGGCGCCGCCGAGCGCCACCCAGGTCGACCGCGGCCTGCAGACGCCCTTCTCCGACGAGCTGACGATCGGCTTCGAGCGCGAGCTGGCGCCCGAGATCTCCATCCGGCTCACGTACATCAACAAGAAGTACCGGGACCAGCTGCAGGACCGGGACATCAACCACAGCCTGCGCTTCGACGACGCGACCGGGGCGCCGCTGGACGAGATCGGCGGCCTGTTGCAGTCGAGCGGCGGCGGGGGCGGCACGTCGGCGGCCCGGGTCAAGAACAACAAGCCGGACCTCTATATCCACAACTTCTTCTTCAACCAGATCTACTTCCTGAGCAACATCAACTCGGCCCGCTACCACGGCATCGAGCTGCAGCTGACCAAGCGCCTGAGCCGCAAGTGGCAGATGGACGCCTCGTACACCTACTCCCGCAACCTGGGCTTCGCGGACAGCTTCTATTCGGCGCTGGGGGACGATCCGGCCACGGTCCCGTTCACTTACGGCTACCAGACCGACGACGAGCGGCACGTGGTGAAATTCAACGCCACCACCTTCCTGCCGCATGACTGGCAGGTCGCCGGCACGGCGCAATGGACCTCGGGTCTTCCGTACAGCGTAGTCAGTTTCTTCTCGGACCTGGACAATTTCGACTTCCTGCAGACCCGTTTCCTGTACGGTCATACGCCCGAAACGTCGACCACGACGAACCCCAGCCGCGCCTTCGAGCCGTCGCGGCGCAACGATCAGCGTAACGACCCGATTCTGCTCATCAACCTGCACGCCGACAAGGCGTTCGTCCTCGGGAAGCTGAACTCGAAGCTGTTCTTCGATATCCAGAACATTCTCAACCGCGACTACCTGAGAATCTTCACCTACGAGCCGGCCTCCCCCGACCGCGGTGGCGCGCTCCAGATCATCTCCGAGCGCAACTTCGGCCGGCGCTTCCAGATCGGCTTCCAGTTCGAGTTCTGATCGCCAACGAATTCAGGCCGCCCGGTCCTCGTCGCGCGAGGGCCGGGCGGCCCTTTGATCGCCCCGCCTTTCGTTGACACCACGAAGCCTCCGGGTTAGACTCCCCGCCCGACTGCCCCGCTGAGGCCCATGGCGCTTCGCTTTCATAACACCCTGACCAGGCAGCAGGAGGACTTCGTCCCCCTCCACCCGGGGGAGGTCCGCCTGTACACCTGCGGTCCCACCGTGTACGACTACGCGCACATCGGCAATTTCCGCACCTATCTCTGGGAGGACCTGCTCCGCCGCTACCTCAAGTTCCGCGGCTACAAGGTGACCCAGGCGATGAACCTCACGGACGTGGATGACAAGACGATCGCCAACGCGCGCGAGGCGGGAGTGACGCTCGACGACTACACGCGCGCTTACATCGACGCGTTCTTCGAGGACGTCGCGTCGCTGGGGATGGAGAGGGCGGAGCACTATCCGCGCGCGACCGCCTTCATCCCGGAGATGGCCCGTCTCGTCCAGCGCCTGCAGACCGCGGGGCACGTCTACGAGAGCCGCGGATCCCTGTACTTCAAGATCTCGACCTTCCCGGCGTACGGCCGGCTGTCACACGTCGACCCGGCGGCCGCCGCAGGCCAGGCCCGCATCGACTCGGACGAGTACGAGAAGGACAACCCGCGCGACTTCGCCGTCTGGAAGGCCCCCAAGGACGGCGAGCCGTTCTGGGACACCGAGGTCGGACCGGGGAGACCCGGGTGGCACATCGAGTGCTCGGCCATGTCCATGCATCTGCTGGGGGAGACTTTCGACATCCACACCGGAGGCGTGGACAACATCTTCCCGCACCACGAGAACGAGATCGCGCAGAGCGAGGCCGCCACCGGCCGGCCGTTCGTCCGTTACTGGATGCACGCCGCCCACCTGATCGTGGACGGCGAGAAGATGTCGAAATCGAAGGGGAACTTCCACACCCTGCGCGATCTCGCGGCGCGAGGGCACGACATGCGGGCGGTCCGGTACATGCTCCTGTCCGTGCATTATCGCAAGCCGCTCAATTTCACCTTCGAAGGGCTCTCCCAGGCGGCTGCCGCTCTCGGTCGGATTGATGACCTCGCGCTGAGGCTGGATGCGACGGCGCAGGATCTGGCCGCGGACGGCGGCGAGGTCGCGGCGCGGGCGACGGAGTCGCTGCGGGGCCTGACCGAGGCGCTCGACGACGACCTCAACACCGCCGGGGCCCTCGGTCACCTGTTCGATCTCGTGCGGGAGACGCACAGCGCCATGGACGCGGGGAGGTTCGGAACGCGGGATCTGGCGGCGGCGCGGCAGGTCCTGAGCGCCTTCGAGACGATCTTCGGGATCCGGGCCGGACAGCGCGCCGACCTCAACGCGGAGATCGAGGCTCTCATCAAGAAGCGTGGCGAAGCGCGCTCCCGAAGGGACTTCGCCGCCGCGGACTGCATCCGGGACGATCTCCTGGGACGCGGCATCATCCTCGAGGACACCCCCCAGGGAGTGCGCTGGAAGCGCAAGGGCGCCTGAGACCCGGGCCGCCCGGGCCAGGCATGATCCCGTCGCGCCGAGTTCAGCCTCCCGGCTAAACCGACCCGTTCCAGGCGTGGTCTAAGGACGCAGAGGAGGCGATGCAGGTTGGCCCGGAGCGTCAGGACCCTGACGGAAGACTCGTGGCCCGCTTCCTCCAGGGGGACGGGTCGGCGTTCGACGAGCTCGTGCTGCGCCATCGTGTGGCCGTCTACCGGCTCGCGTATCGTCTTCTCGGGAACCACTCGGAGGCGGATGATGTCTCACAGGAGGCGTTCTTGAGGGCCTATCGGGGGCTCCCGGGCTTCCGGGGGGACGCCACGTTCCGCACGTGGATCGTCCGTATCGTGCTCAACCTGGCGCAGAGCGCGCGGCACGCGCGCCGCGCCACCGTATCGATCGAGGAGGCGGCCGTGCAGGGAGGGCGCTGCACCGCATCCGACGCCGTGCTCAGGCGCGAGGTCCGCAGCGCCGTCTCGGGCCTCCCCCCCCGCCAGCGGCAGGTGCTGGTCCTCAAGGTCTACGAGGGGATGAAATTCGCCGAGATTGCCCAGGCGGCCGACATGTCGATCGGCACCGCCAAGGCGACATTCTTCCAGGCGGTGCAGAATCTCCGGGCGCGGCTGGCGCCGCAGCCGGCAGCGCCGGAAGAGGAGGCGTCCTCGTGACCGACTGCGCCGGGACGCGCGAGCGAATCACGGCTTGGCTCTCCGGCGAGCTCGGTCCGGACGATCGTCGTGTCCTCGAGGATCACCTCTCGGCCTGCGCCTCCTGCGCCGCCGACGCCGGGCGCCTGCGCCAGGCGCTCGATCTCCTGACGGTCGGCGACGTCCCCGATCCGGGCCCTGTGTACTGGTCGTCCTTCGGCCGCAGACTGCGGGTGCGCATCGATGCCGCCCGGCGGCGGGTGCGTCTGCTGCGGTGGACCGCGACGATCGCGGCGGCGGCCGTGATCGTCGCGGGTCTTTCTCTCCAGAGGCCGCGTCACGGGATCGCTCCGTCGCCCCGCGCGCCGACGATCGAGGAGGCGGAGGCGCGGCTGCGCGACGCCCTCCGCCGGGCGGCGGCGGAGGGGGACGAGCCGATCCCGATCGAGACCATCCTGGACGAAATCGCCCCGGCGGACTCGCTCGAGGGGACCGGTCTGGCGGGCGACCCGACGCCGGAGGACGAACGGCGGTTGTCGGACGACCTGCTCGACTCGCAGGGCTAGGAACATGTCCAAGGTGGAAGGAGGCCGCATCGGCATGCGAAGCAGATCATGGAGACATCGCGCCGCCGGCGTGGTGTTGGGAGTCCTCGCGTCGGTGGCGATCGCGGCGGGGCAGACGCACAGGGAGAAGCCGCCCGGAGCGGGACCTCCGGGTGCGCGGGCCGGCGAAGTGCGCGAAGCCATGGAACAGATGGTCATCGCGCGGATGAAAGTGGCGCTGCACCTGACCGAGGCGCAGGAGACGACCGTGATCCCGCGCGTGCAGAAGCTCATGCAGGCGCGTCGCGACCACGCCGCGAAACGGCGGGCGGCCATGGCGCAGTTGCGGGCGTTGCTCCAGGACGGGACCGCGGGCGACCGCGAGATCGAACAGTCCCTCCAGGCCGTCCGGAAGGTCGACGATGATTTCCGCGACCGGGAGGAGGGTCTGCGCGACGCCATCGACCGCGAGCTCACGTGGAGGCAGCGGGGTCGCATGGTGTTCTTCGAGGCCCGCCTTCGTCGGGTGATGCAGCGCCGCCTCCAGGATGCGATGGGAGGCGCCCGCGGACCGGCCGGTCCACCCGCGGAGGACGATGATCAGGAAGACGGCCCGCCAGAGGAAGGTCTGTGATCGGAAGGTTCGCGGGGCTCGCCGAGGGAACGCCCCCCTACGAGTCGCCTCCGGGCCGTCACATCCGGCTGGGGCGTCGGGGAGAGGAGGCGGCCGAGCGTCACCTCGCATGCCGGGGTTATCGCATCCTGGAGCGCCGCTACCGCACCCGCGCCGGGGAGATCGACTTCATCGCCGAGGATGGCGCGACCCTCGTCTTCGTGGAGGTCAAGACCCGCTCGTCGCTGCGCTTCGGACGACCGTCCGAGGCGGTCGGTTTCCGGAAACGCGCCCGGATCGCCGCCGCGGCCTCCCTGTACCTGGCGCTCCGCGGCGGCCACGAGCGCCCCTGCCGGTTCGATGTCGTGGAAGTCCTCGAGTCCGCGGGAGGGGCGTTCCGGGTGCGCCTCATCCGCGACGCCTTCGAGGCCGGCTGAAGCCCCCTCCGTGCGCTCACCTTGACAGTCCACGGAATCGCCCGGTAAGATCCTCGCGCGCCCGGCGTCCCCGGGTGTGAGCGGGAATAACTCA harbors:
- a CDS encoding YraN family protein; the encoded protein is MIGRFAGLAEGTPPYESPPGRHIRLGRRGEEAAERHLACRGYRILERRYRTRAGEIDFIAEDGATLVFVEVKTRSSLRFGRPSEAVGFRKRARIAAAASLYLALRGGHERPCRFDVVEVLESAGGAFRVRLIRDAFEAG
- a CDS encoding RNA polymerase sigma factor, encoding MQVGPERQDPDGRLVARFLQGDGSAFDELVLRHRVAVYRLAYRLLGNHSEADDVSQEAFLRAYRGLPGFRGDATFRTWIVRIVLNLAQSARHARRATVSIEEAAVQGGRCTASDAVLRREVRSAVSGLPPRQRQVLVLKVYEGMKFAEIAQAADMSIGTAKATFFQAVQNLRARLAPQPAAPEEEASS
- a CDS encoding TonB-dependent receptor, translating into EKRVFGKLSWDMSTNHKLQFTATWDPQEYGNLGVDSFTAVEAGYTEKRGGLNLTLKETAVFNPNVFLETTVQHFATQPQTIPTLNADTNHNGVLFIDRNHNGFIDATERDPGEDYDLDHAFDMFEDINHDRHLSPGEDRDLDGRLTSGAGCEGVHREDVDCDGHVDLIWEDDNNNHQLDPGEDRDGDGRLDYIDEDVNHNGVLDPGEDRNDNQRLDTFDPQFKNIHPYIEDRNGNQNLDDRSFPSLLDPQPLYPYGELRPIPADRDYTIDQQTLRTSGPNAGAYPGVRGFSDYTANAGRITLKEDLTVFVPDWHGQHDMKFGGVVERETYNQDTSLRPILLTHANPPTANVIQPRVGVILPAENQVFNNASSTSFGMYAVDTFKPLPNLTLGMGLRFDREATDSFGYTPFDPVAQRNLFDRLNNLGGAEADTSDDKELGNDDGIISGGYCSDPIFYIPGLGNPCKNPIRPQGIPGPDGENYDSIANVEQDLTNLRRVAPSRLTQHHTATTLAAASLKNLFPEAVRIDPVTGYEVIDREVLRERGSATFQEQEAFRLTNNNLAPRVSISWDPWADSKTKVFANWGRYYDRLFLDTVIPEEGPDTIQRYYITDENGVTGSGVPDNGIGPPISKAPPSATQVDRGLQTPFSDELTIGFERELAPEISIRLTYINKKYRDQLQDRDINHSLRFDDATGAPLDEIGGLLQSSGGGGGTSAARVKNNKPDLYIHNFFFNQIYFLSNINSARYHGIELQLTKRLSRKWQMDASYTYSRNLGFADSFYSALGDDPATVPFTYGYQTDDERHVVKFNATTFLPHDWQVAGTAQWTSGLPYSVVSFFSDLDNFDFLQTRFLYGHTPETSTTTNPSRAFEPSRRNDQRNDPILLINLHADKAFVLGKLNSKLFFDIQNILNRDYLRIFTYEPASPDRGGALQIISERNFGRRFQIGFQFEF
- the cysS gene encoding cysteine--tRNA ligase, which codes for MALRFHNTLTRQQEDFVPLHPGEVRLYTCGPTVYDYAHIGNFRTYLWEDLLRRYLKFRGYKVTQAMNLTDVDDKTIANAREAGVTLDDYTRAYIDAFFEDVASLGMERAEHYPRATAFIPEMARLVQRLQTAGHVYESRGSLYFKISTFPAYGRLSHVDPAAAAGQARIDSDEYEKDNPRDFAVWKAPKDGEPFWDTEVGPGRPGWHIECSAMSMHLLGETFDIHTGGVDNIFPHHENEIAQSEAATGRPFVRYWMHAAHLIVDGEKMSKSKGNFHTLRDLAARGHDMRAVRYMLLSVHYRKPLNFTFEGLSQAAAALGRIDDLALRLDATAQDLAADGGEVAARATESLRGLTEALDDDLNTAGALGHLFDLVRETHSAMDAGRFGTRDLAAARQVLSAFETIFGIRAGQRADLNAEIEALIKKRGEARSRRDFAAADCIRDDLLGRGIILEDTPQGVRWKRKGA
- a CDS encoding zf-HC2 domain-containing protein; amino-acid sequence: MTDCAGTRERITAWLSGELGPDDRRVLEDHLSACASCAADAGRLRQALDLLTVGDVPDPGPVYWSSFGRRLRVRIDAARRRVRLLRWTATIAAAAVIVAGLSLQRPRHGIAPSPRAPTIEEAEARLRDALRRAAAEGDEPIPIETILDEIAPADSLEGTGLAGDPTPEDERRLSDDLLDSQG